The following nucleotide sequence is from Mycobacterium sp. Z3061.
AAGCGCTGGACAACCTGACCTTCGTCATCAACTGCAACCTGCAGCGTCTGGACGGCCCGGTGCGCGGCAACGGCAAGATCATCCAGGAGCTGGAGTCCTTCTTCCGCGGGGCCGGCTGGAACGTCATCAAGGTCGTGTGGGGCCGCGAGTGGGATGCGCTGCTGCACGCCGACCGCGACGGCGCGCTGGTGAACCTGATGAACACCACGCCCGACGGTGACTTCCAGACATACAAGGCCAATGACGGCGCATACGTGCGCGACCACTTCTTCGGCCGCGACCCGCGCACCAAGGCGCTCGTCGAGAAGATGAGCGACTCCGAGATCTGGAACCTCAAGCGCGGCGGTCACGACTACCGCAAGGTCTACGCCGCCTACCACGCCGCCGTCGCGCACAAGGGCCAGCCCACGGTCATCCTGGCCAAGACCATCAAGGGCTACTCGCTGGGCGCGCACTTCCAGGGCCGCAATGCCACCCACCAGATGAAAAAGCTTGCGGCTGAAGACCTCAAGCACTTTCGCGACGCGATGCGGATCCCCATCACCGACGCCCAGCTCGAGGAGGACCCGTACCTGCCGCCGTACTACCACCCCGGCCCGGACGCCCCGGAGATCCGCTACCTGCTGGACCGCCGGCGCACCCTGGGCGGATTCGTCCCCGAACGCCGGACCAAGGCCAAGGTGCTCAAGCTGCCCGGCCGCGACACCTATAAGGCACTGAAGAAGGGGTCCGGCAACCAGGAGGTCGCCACCACCATGGCATTGGTGCGCACCTTCAAAGAACTGTTGCGGGACAAGGAGATCGGCCACCGCATCGTCCCCATCATCCCCGACGAGGCCCGCACCTTCGGGATGGACTCGTGGTTCCCGTCGCTGAAGATCTACAACCGCAACGGCCAGCTCTACACCGCTGTGGACGCCGAACTGATGCTGGCGTACAAGGAAAGCGAAGTGGGCCAGATCCTGCACGAAGGCATCAACGAGGCCGGCTCGGTGGGTTCGTTCACCGCGGTCGGCACCTCGTATGCCACCCACGACGAGCCGATGATCCCGCTCTACATCTTCTATTCGATGTTCGGGTTCCAGCGCACCGGCGACAGCCTGTGGGCCGCGGCCGACCAGATGGCCCGCGGCTTCGTGCTGGGTGCCACGGCCGGACGCACCACGTTGGTCGGCGAGGGCCTGCAGCACGCCGACGGGCATTCGCTGCTGCTGGCGGCCACCAATCCCGCCGTGGTGTCCTACGACCCGGCGTTCGCCTACGAGATCGCCTACATCGTGGAGAGCGGCCTGGCGCGAATGTTCGGCAAGGACCCGGAGAACGTCTACTTCTACATCACCCTGTACAACGAGCCCTACCCACAGCCGCCGGAACCGGAGAACTTCGACCCCGAAGGCCTGCTACGCGGCATCTACCGCTACCGCGCGGCGAAGGAAAAGCGCTCCAGCACGGCCCAGATCCTGGTCTCCGGCGTCGGGATGCCCTCGGCGCTCAAGGCCGCCGAGATGCTCGCCGAGGAGTGGGACGTAGCCGCCGACGTGTGGTCGGTGACCAGCTGGGGCGAGCTCAACCGCGACGGCGTGGAGATCGAGAAGCAGCGGCTGCGTCATCCCGACAAGCCGGCGGGCGAGGCATACATTACGAAGGCGCTGAAGGACACGCGCGGCCCGGTGGTGGCCGTGTCGGACTGGATGCGCGCGGTCCCCGAGCAGATCCGGCCGTGGGTGCCCGGCACCTACGTGACGTTGGGTACCGACGGGTTCGGCTTCTCCGACACCCGGCCCGCCGCCCGGCGCTACTTCAACACCGACGCCGAATCGACCGTGGTGGCGGTGCTCGAGGCACTGGCCCGCGACGGGGAGATCGACCCGTCGGTGGCTGTCACGGCCGCCCGTCAGTACAAGATCGACGACGTCCAGGCCGCTCCCGAGCAGACGTCCGACCCCGGCGTGGCGTAGGCCTGCGGGTTCTCTCGTCGAATGTGCGGCCCGCCGCACCCTCGGTGCCGAGTGTGCAGCTAGCCGCACACTCACGCTGGCGGCGACCAGCCCTTTAGCGGACTCCGACAGAAAAAGGGCGTAGCTTTTAGGAGTGGGCGACAACAACTTGGCGCAGCAGCTCGGGCGTCCCCGGTCGCCGCTGGAGCTGCTGGACACCGTGCCGGACTCCCTGCTGCGCAGGTTGAAGCAGTACTCGGGCCGGCTGGCCACCGAAGCGGTCTCGGCCATGCAGGAGCGCCTGCCGTTCTTCGCCGATCTGGAAGCCTCCCAGCGCGCCAGCGTGGCCCTGGTGGTCCAGACGGCCGTGGTCCACTTCGTGGAGTGGATGCAGGACCCGCACAGCGACGTCAGCTACACCGCGCAGGCCTTCGAACTGGTGCCTCAGGACCTCACCCGGCGCATCGCGCTGCGCCACACCGTGGACATGGTGCGGGTCACCATGGAGTTCTTCGAGGAAGTGGTGCCGCTGCTGGCCCGCACCGAAGAGCAGTTGACCGCGTTGACCGTCGGCATCCTCAAGTACAGCCGCGATCTGGCGTTCACCGCCGCCACCGCCTACGCCGACGCCGCCGAGGCCCGGGGCACCTGGGACAGCCGGATGGAGGCCAGCGTCGTCGACGCAGTCGTCCGCGGTGACACCGGCCCGGAACTGCTCTCCCGGGCGGCGGCGCTGAACTGGGACACCACCGCGCCGGCCACCGTCATCGTGGGAACCC
It contains:
- the aceE gene encoding pyruvate dehydrogenase (acetyl-transferring), homodimeric type, coding for MTTEFARNDLAKTSSSTSEPDRVRVIREGVASYLPDIDPEETSEWLESFDDLLARSGPARARYLMLRMLERASEQRVSIPALTSTDYVNTIPTELEPWFPGDEDVERRFRTWIRWNAAIMVHRAQRPGVGVGGHISTYASSAALYEVGFNHFFRGKSHPGGGDQVFIQGHASPGIYARAFLEGRLSSDRMDGFRQEHSHAGGGLPSYPHPRLMRDFWEFPTVSMGLGPMNAIYQARFNHYLHDRGIKDTSDQHVWAFLGDGEMDEPESRGLIQVAANEALDNLTFVINCNLQRLDGPVRGNGKIIQELESFFRGAGWNVIKVVWGREWDALLHADRDGALVNLMNTTPDGDFQTYKANDGAYVRDHFFGRDPRTKALVEKMSDSEIWNLKRGGHDYRKVYAAYHAAVAHKGQPTVILAKTIKGYSLGAHFQGRNATHQMKKLAAEDLKHFRDAMRIPITDAQLEEDPYLPPYYHPGPDAPEIRYLLDRRRTLGGFVPERRTKAKVLKLPGRDTYKALKKGSGNQEVATTMALVRTFKELLRDKEIGHRIVPIIPDEARTFGMDSWFPSLKIYNRNGQLYTAVDAELMLAYKESEVGQILHEGINEAGSVGSFTAVGTSYATHDEPMIPLYIFYSMFGFQRTGDSLWAAADQMARGFVLGATAGRTTLVGEGLQHADGHSLLLAATNPAVVSYDPAFAYEIAYIVESGLARMFGKDPENVYFYITLYNEPYPQPPEPENFDPEGLLRGIYRYRAAKEKRSSTAQILVSGVGMPSALKAAEMLAEEWDVAADVWSVTSWGELNRDGVEIEKQRLRHPDKPAGEAYITKALKDTRGPVVAVSDWMRAVPEQIRPWVPGTYVTLGTDGFGFSDTRPAARRYFNTDAESTVVAVLEALARDGEIDPSVAVTAARQYKIDDVQAAPEQTSDPGVA